In Candidatus Methylomirabilis sp., the genomic stretch GGAGGAACCCGGCGGCGAGGGTGTAACTCCCGGTGAGCCGCTCGAACCGGTCCAGCTTCACGACGATCCCTCGGGCGGCAAGGAGCGGGCCGAGCGCCTCTTCCAGCCGCTGCGCGGGCCGATAGCCGCCGAGCCGCCCGTCCTCCACCGCGAGCCGGCCGTTCCCGTCCAGGGTCTTCAGCAACTCCTCCAGGGAGGCGCCCCGGCCCTTTGCCGCCAGGTGCAGTCCCAGCGTGCCCTCCAGCGTCCAGTCGGGCTTCAGGAGCGCCCGGAGAACCGGTCCGGTCCGAATCCCCCGGAGGGTAACGTCCACCTTCACCTCCGGAACCGCCCCCATCCGGATCGCTCCTCCCCCCTGCACTGTCCCCCCCTCCAGCCCCGCCGAGAGCTCCGAGGCGCTGAGGGTGCGCTCCTGATACTCGAGACGGGCCGATAGGCGAGCCAGGTTGAGGCCACCGTACGCCAGCCGGTCCACGCGGAGGCGGCCCGCGGCAGTCACGGGAGTCACAGGCAGGGCAGGCGGGGCGGCCGCGGCCCAGGCCGTGGAGGAAGAGGAGAACGCGGCCCTTGGCGCGGGAGAAGCGAGGAACCGGTTCAGGTCCAGGCTCGGGGAGGCAAGGTCGAACTCGACGCGCGGTGCGGCAAAGCGTTCCACGGAGAGGCTTCCGCGGATCTCGGCCCCCTTCAGGAGCAGCTCCAGCCGCGTCAGGTCCAGACGGTCGCTCCCGACGCTGCCGGCGAGGGTGAGCTTCCCCGGCTCCCCGGACCCCTTGCGAAAAGTCCGGCCCATTCCCAGGGCGAGGGCGCCAAAGTCGATGCTCCCCTCGACCCTGGCCGCCCCCAGCTTGCCCCGCAGCCGGAGATCCAGGTCGGCGGGACCGGCAGCGCTGATCCCCAACGCCGCCAGGTCGAACAGGGGGGTGAGGTGGCTGGGGCTGAGACGCCGCGCCTTGACTTCGATGGAGAGCGGGATGGACCTCAGGTCGGCCTCGGCCGGCCAGGGGCCGGCCTCCCCCGTGACGGAAAGGCTGGCGCGGCTCTGGTCCCCCAGGGCGGCCCGGAGGCGGAAGCCCGTCGGCCGCGTCCCC encodes the following:
- a CDS encoding AsmA family protein codes for the protein MAPRRLKIALALAAGALVLVVLLLLLLPSLIPADRYRALIAAKAGEALGRPVSVGAARLTILPGVGAEATDLTIGEDPAFGREPFLRAKAVQVRVALLPLLTGRVEVSRAIVEAPRLTLVRDTRGQWNVATLGAGKPEGGAARSTPSRGSEPAASALSLPLLPSRLDLTEGAVTVRDLQKKGTVALRNLEVSLRQGEGTRPTGFRLRAALGDQSRASLSVTGEAGPWPAEADLRSIPLSIEVKARRLSPSHLTPLFDLAALGISAAGPADLDLRLRGKLGAARVEGSIDFGALALGMGRTFRKGSGEPGKLTLAGSVGSDRLDLTRLELLLKGAEIRGSLSVERFAAPRVEFDLASPSLDLNRFLASPAPRAAFSSSSTAWAAAAPPALPVTPVTAAGRLRVDRLAYGGLNLARLSARLEYQERTLSASELSAGLEGGTVQGGGAIRMGAVPEVKVDVTLRGIRTGPVLRALLKPDWTLEGTLGLHLAAKGRGASLEELLKTLDGNGRLAVEDGRLGGYRPAQRLEEALGPLLAARGIVVKLDRFERLTGSYTLAAGFLRTTDLLLVQGENRVAASGRYGLTDRSLDFDVVARTPRATIDAKVLGTVDKPRVLPGAGAIQKKLGRELEKRLGPGGAAPLQDLFRQLLKP